The Phocoena sinus isolate mPhoSin1 chromosome 12, mPhoSin1.pri, whole genome shotgun sequence genome includes a window with the following:
- the MFSD4B gene encoding LOW QUALITY PROTEIN: sodium-dependent glucose transporter 1 (The sequence of the model RefSeq protein was modified relative to this genomic sequence to represent the inferred CDS: deleted 1 base in 1 codon), with the protein MLRWFITVLLCAAFLGLGMSVAILGPTFQDLATNVNRNISSLSLIFVGRAFGYLGGSVIGVLFDSMNHFLLLGMSTFATTIGLYLVPFCKAVVLLIVMMSIFGVSVGILDTGGNVLILAIWGDKGAPHMQALHFSFALGAFLAPLLAKLALGRMVSAENHTEADFNHSALNQSSEADSESLLRIPDNMNLLWAYAVIGTYIFVVSLFFFALFVKKSSRQDKAKVSTQRFRRAKYHNALLCLLFLFFFFYVGAEVTYGSYVFSFATTHAGMKESEVAGLNSIFWGTFAACRGMAIFFATCLQPGTMIVLSNIGSLASSLFLVLFDKSRVCLWIATSVYGASMATTFPSGVSWIEQYTTIHGKAAAFFVVGAVLGEMAIPAVIGILQGKYPDLPVVLYTCLGSSVATAVLFPVLYKLATLPISRQHKEHSKREDQKALLSSSGLNDYEEENEEEDAEKWNEMDFEVIEMNDTMRNSVIETSRYILMEPTADVSNQSHSNALMFESSPVNMGKSPVNHLQETRTKGTKG; encoded by the exons ATGTTGCGCTGGTTCATCACCGTCCTCCTGTGTGCCGCCTTCCTGGGGCTG ggaaTGAGTGTCGCTATACTGGGACCCACGTTTCAAGATTTGGCAACAAATGTGAACCGCAATATCAGcagtctttctctgatttttgtggGCCGTGCCTTTGGATATTTGGGTGGCTCTGTGATTGGTGTTCTTTTTGACAGTatgaatcattttcttcttttgg gGATGTCAACGTTCGCTACCACAATTGGTCTTTATCTTGTTCCATTTTGTAAGGCCGTGGTGTTACTGATTGTCATGATGTCCATCTTTGGTGTTTCAGTTGGCATCCTGGATACAG GTGGTAACGTCCTAATCTTGGCTATTTGGGGGGACAAAGGAGCCCCCCATATGCAGGCCTTACACTTCAGTTTTGCCTTGGGTGCCTTTTTGGCTCCCCTGCTGGCTAAATTGGCATTGGGCAGGATGGTGTCTGCTGAAAACCACACAGAGGCTGACTTTAACCATTCTGCCCTCAACCAGTCATCTGAAGCTGACTCAGAATCTCTACTTCGAATACCTGACAATATGAATTTACTGTGGGCTTACGCTGTTATCGGTACTTATATTTTtgtagtttctctcttttttttcgcTCTTTTTGTAAAGAAAAGCTCAAGGCAGGATAAAGCAAAAGTATCTACTCAGAGGTTTCGAAGAGCTAAATATCacaatgcccttctttgtctcctttttctgttcttctttttttatgttgGAGCCGAGGTAACATATGGCTCTTACGTTTTCTCCTTTGCAACCACCCATGCTGGCATGAAAGAAAGTGAAGTGGCTGGGTTGAACTCCATCTTCTGGGGGACCTTTGCAGCCTGCAGGGGTATGGCAATCTTTTTTGCTACATGTTTACAACCTGGAACCATGATTGTGTTGAGCAACATTGGCAGCCTGGCTTCATCTTTATTTCTGGTGCTTTTCGACAAGAGCCGAGTTTGTCTCTGGATAGCAACTTCAGTGTATGGCGCCTCAATGGCAACCACATTTCCCAGTGGTGTGTCTTGGATTGAGCAGTACACGACCATCCATGGGAAAGCTGCAGCATTTTTTGTAGTCGGTGCTGTCCTGGGAGAAATGGCTATTCCTGCAGTAATTGGAATTCTTCAAGGAAAATACCCTGATTTGCCTGTAGTTTTGTACACCTGTTTGGGGTCATCAGTAGCCACTGCTGTtttatttcctgtgctgtataaATTAGCCACCTTGCCTATCAGTCGTCAGCATAAAGAACACAGTAAAAGAGAGGACCAGAAAGCTTTGCTCTCTAGCTCTGGGCTAAATGACTAtgaagaagagaatgaagaagaagatgcagaaaaatggaatgaaatggaCTTTGAAGTGATCGAAATGAATGATACGATGAGGAATTCTGTAATAGAGACATCTAGATATATTTTGATGGAGCCCACAGCTGACGTCTCCAACCAATCCCACTCAAATGCGTTAATGTTTGAGTCCTCTCCAGTTAATATGGGCAAGTCCCCTGTGAATCAC TTGCAAGAAACCAGGACAAAAGGGACTAAGGGCTAG